A single region of the Streptomyces virginiae genome encodes:
- a CDS encoding type II secretion system F family protein — protein sequence MLCAGAAAWGLAGGDRVSRRARMVLAAGGPAVPIGPLHRERLLIAVRVRAARWREWACLAAGLLVAVLGGSVIPSAVGAAAVPLVRRWLRVRARERARTARAAEVVALCGAVVGELRAGAQPGQALTAAMRRTAAGPGAPGAAEAGVLAAAAFGGDVPGALRQAAREPGAEGLAGMAACWRVSVDGGAGLAAGLERLEGALRAERDRQESLRAQLAGARSTVLVLALLPLVGLLIGTGLGADPLRVLLHTPMGWGCLLAGGVLEALGLLWCRRIVKAAER from the coding sequence TCGCCGGCGGCGACCGGGTGTCCCGCCGGGCCCGAATGGTGCTCGCCGCGGGCGGTCCCGCGGTCCCGATCGGTCCGCTCCACCGGGAGCGGCTGCTGATCGCCGTACGGGTGCGGGCCGCGCGATGGCGGGAGTGGGCCTGCCTCGCGGCGGGGCTGCTGGTCGCGGTGCTCGGCGGGTCGGTGATCCCGTCGGCGGTGGGGGCGGCGGCGGTGCCGCTGGTCCGCCGGTGGCTGCGGGTACGGGCGCGTGAGCGGGCCCGGACGGCGCGGGCCGCCGAGGTGGTGGCCCTGTGCGGGGCGGTGGTGGGTGAACTGCGGGCGGGAGCCCAGCCCGGACAGGCGCTGACCGCCGCGATGCGCCGGACGGCCGCCGGTCCCGGCGCGCCGGGCGCGGCGGAAGCGGGGGTGCTGGCCGCAGCGGCCTTCGGCGGAGACGTGCCCGGAGCGTTGCGTCAGGCGGCGAGGGAGCCCGGGGCGGAAGGACTGGCCGGCATGGCGGCCTGCTGGCGGGTGTCGGTGGACGGCGGTGCGGGACTGGCCGCCGGACTGGAACGACTGGAGGGGGCCCTACGGGCCGAGCGGGACCGGCAGGAGTCGCTGCGGGCCCAGTTGGCGGGGGCACGGTCGACGGTGCTGGTGCTCGCCCTGCTGCCGCTGGTGGGCCTGCTGATCGGCACCGGGTTGGGTGCGGATCCGCTGCGGGTGCTGCTGCACACGCCGATGGGGTGGGGTTGCCTGCTGGCGGGCGGGGTGTTGGAGGCGTTGGGGCTGCTGTGGTGCCGGCGGATCGTCAAGGCGGCGGAGCGGTGA